From the Selenomonas sp. oral taxon 920 genome, the window AGAAGAATCTGAACCTGCGTGCAATGGTTTATTTCTCCGACCACGGCGAAAACCTCAAGATCTCACACAACCCCGACGTGTTCAGCTTTGATATGGTGCGCATTCCGTTCTTTATCTATCTCTCGCCGGAGTACCGCGCCGCTCTCCCGAACCGTACGGCGACGCTTGCCGCGCGGCGTGAGGCATACTTCACCAACGATATGATGTACGATACGGTCTGCGGGCTGCTCGGCGCGCCGTCGAACCGCTACGATCCGCGGCAGGACTTTTCGAGCCCCGCCTACGGCTTTACGCGTGAGACGCTGACGACTATGTTCGGCAATCACGCGCTGACCGAGGACACGACGGATGAGGCTGCAGGGGACGTACGCGGAGAGAACGCACAAAACCCCTAAGCGAACCATAGTGGAGCAAGCGAGTAAAAATGTGCAGTATGTCTCAGCGGAGTTCTTTCGTTCAAGCGAAGCGCGGTTAAGCAGTCTGTCGGTATTTGAGCATACAGGCACGTGGCCGCTTGCGCAACGAGGCGTTCGTGTGGGGCTTGCACCAATAATACCTTACAAGATGCAATTTCATACGTTCAAGAGGAGGATCCATCATGCACTTCTACTGTGAGCGCTGCAAAAAGGAATACCCCGTCGCAACGCACGCCTATGCGTGCGAATGCGGTGGGCTTTTTCGTCTGTATCAGAGCGCAATGGACGCGGAGGATCGTCACGAGGCGGTGACGCTTGGCGAGACGGAGACACCGCTTTTGCCGCTCGTCATTGACGGCTGCCGCTTCTATTTTAAGATGGAGGATCGCCAGCCGACCGGCTCGTTCAAGGATCGCGGGGCGAAGCGCCTCATCGGCGAGCTCGTGCACCTCGGCATTGACCGCGTCGCCCTCGACTCGGCAGGCAACGCGGGGGCGGCGGTCGCGGCATACGCCGCAGCGGCGGGGATCGCATGCAAGGTCTACGTGCCTGACGATATTTCTGCCGAGCGCGCCAAGCAGATCACGGCGTACGGAGCGGAGGTTGTGCGCGTGCCGAACGGGCGCATGAACGCGAGCAGTGTGGCGCGCGCGGAGCTCGGCAGCGACTACTATGCCTCGCACGTCTACAACCCGCTCTTTGCCGATGGGATCAAGAGCATGGCACACGAGATCTATCACCAGCTGGATGACAACGTGCCCGACTACATCATCGTCCCCATTGGGAACGGTTCACTCCTCCTTGGCCTCTATCAGGGCTTCGCAGAGCTCGGCCGCCTGCCGCATTTCGTCGGCGTGCAGAGTACGAAATGTGCGCCCGTGGTCGAGGCATTCCATGACCTGCCGGAAACGCCGCGCAAGAGCACGATCGCCGAGACCATCCGTGTGGGCGCACCGCCGCGTATGGATGATATTCTGGAGGTGCTCCGACACAGCGGCGGCGATGCGGTCGCCATCGAGGACAGCGAGATCCTAAAGGCGGCAAAGACACTCAACCGCCGCGGCATCTACGCTGAGCTCACAGCGGCGGCGGGGCTCGCGGGTGCACGTGCATTCTTCGAGGGCGGCATGCCCGACAACTACCGCGTCATCATCCCCGTCCCCGGCAGCGGGCTGAAGCGGTAACCTATGCTGCACGCGATCATTGACATCGGCTCCAACACCATCCGCATGGCGGTCTATCAAATCGAGGGCAGGGCGTTCACGCTCCTCCTGAAGCGCAAGCACACGGTCGGCCTCGCGGGCTACCTCGATCACGGGCGGCTCGTGCGCGAGGGGATCGAAAAGACCGTTAAGATCCTGCGCGGATTTATGGAGTTTATCGAGACCTTCGGCATTGCGCACGTCCACGCCTTTGCAACGGCGGCGCTGCGCTCTGCGACCAACAGCCGTGCCGCCGTGGAGGAGATCACGCGCCGTACGGGGGTTGTCGTCCGCATCGTCAGCGGCGAGGAGGAGGCAGCGTACGACTTTATCGGCGCAACGCAGAACATAGAGCACGCGGACGGCGTCATGATGGATATTGGCGGCGGCAGTACCGAGATTATTCACTACGTCGATCATGAGATGCGGGGGCGGTGGAGTCTGCCGCTCGGCTCACTTGCGATCGCCAAGGCACATGTCGGAGGGCTCCTCCCGACTGCCGAGGAGTGTCGTGCGATCCGCGCGGCGGCGGAGAGTGTCCTTGACGGTGTGCCCGATGTACGGCAGCTGCGCACGCGCCATATGGTCGGCATGGGGGGCGTGCTCAGCAGTGCGAGCCGCATGCATGGGCTGCTTTATCCCGATGAGACGCCGCGCCTCCTGCGCGTCTCCAATCTTCCTGCGATGGCCGAGATGTTCGGCAGCGGTGCGTCCCTCAGCGAGGAACGTACCGCCGTTCTCCTGCGCTCTGCCCCCGATCGCCTGCACACCATCATCCCGGGCATCCTCATCGCCCATACCATTGCCGACACTTTCGCCGCTGCGGATATTCTCTACAGCGACTCGGGCGTGCGTGAGGGATATATATGGAAGGAGATCATCGGGGTGGATGAAAATGAACGATAGAGATTCTTTGAGGCGGTAGATTTCGTGTCAACCACACGCCGCCGGTATGGACATGGGGAAATCGAGCGATGCCGCCGGCGGCACGCCTGCCAAAGAATCTCATCACGATGAGTCGCCCTTCGGGGCGTCTTTTTATGGCACTTTGCACGAAATCACATGAAAGCGCCCGCTCATGAAGGTCGGAACCTTCGTGGGCGGGCGCTTTGTGTTTTCGGCTGCTCCGGCAGAGGCAGGGGGCTCCCCATTGTGCCGTACCCCGTGGGACACGGCAAAAGTGTATCATATATTATCAGGGGCGAAAGCGTGTTTTGGTATGGGTGGATGTGCGTGCGGACGGGGAACTGATGCGGTACTTGTCCGCTGCGGCAGGGCTGTATGCGGCTCCTTTCGGGAGCCGCACCCTGCGCGTGGACGTGCCGTTTCTTGTTTTCGTGTTTGTCTTTTGCGCTGCGCTGCGCGTGTGGCGGTCTCTCCCGCCTGTCCCGCGTTTTTCTTCCGCTCTGTGGCACTATCCGCAGATGCCGATCGGCGGCGCGGGGGTGATATTCGGATACTCCCTCATGGGGCGTCTATATCAAGTTTTTGTTCTGTGTACGTACACACAGAGGGGGCGTGCAGCCTCTTAGTTCATCTGCACCTGAACCGGGAGCGATCCCTGCCCCTGCCGGAACAGCCGTCATCTTGGCGCATCTTTTCCGTCTGCTCTGCGTCAATCAGTCCTCAGCATAGGAGTTCTGTGCTTCCGGTTGATTTCCTTGATTGGACGAAAAATCTGCGCCAATCTGACCACGGTCTAAAATACGCTACTTCGCCTCAAGTGCCTCGATGATCTCCGCGAGGGTACTGCCGTTATTGCCGAAGATGGAGGAGAGAAGGCGGGCTGCGGGATCCTCCCCTGTCGTATCTGCAGAAATCGGGAGCTGCAGCGTGTAGTCAACCTGTGTGCTCACGAGTGCGTCGTCGAGAGCACGGGAAGTGTCGGCTGCCGTTTTCGCCAGTGCGTCCTGCATACGGCGGACAGCTGTACGGTCATAGTCGATTGTCCGTACGATCTCGATGTCGTAGCGGTACGGTGTCTGGTTGCCCTCCTTGTTGAAGACGTAGCCCTTGCCCATGGAGCGGCGCAGCTTGCTCTCGGAGCGCTGCTCTGCCATGTGCACGAGCGTGCGCAGAAAGCGGCGGCGTGCCTTGTTCTCCTCGGCGGCAGTGTCGAAGTTCAGCGGCATTGCTGCCTTTGCCGCCGTGATGGCGCTTCCGAGCCGTTCTTTTTCCTCCATGAGTGCATGCCATGCGCGCAGCACTGTCATGGGGTTGTACGCCATGTATGACTTCTCGCTGCAGTCGTACTCCTCGTCCTTCTGCTCGGGTACGACCTTGCTGCAGAGGTGCTTCTCCGTCACCGTCATGATGTTGTCTGTATCGTCCAGATACGCTGCCGCTTCCTCCAAGAGACGGCTCAGGGTTTTCTGCATCTGGAATGCTTCTTTGAGATTCATGCGTTCCTCCGTTCTTTGTGTTTTCCTGTGTACCTCAGATGCGCACATACTGCATGATGTTCGAGCTGTCCTTGCCAAGCGCCTTTGCCGCTGTGACCTTACCGCCGTCGACCATGTCGTAGAACGCTCTGCCGAGGGTCAGTTTTATTCCGCGCGGCATTGTCCAGTCTGTGCCGAAGAGGGTCTTTAGGCTGAACTTTGTCCCCGGGGTCAGCGCCTCGACACGGCGCAGGGTCTCGGCGTATGTCGCCGCAAACGCATCCTCCTTGCCGAGGAGCAGGCTGCGGATGTGGACAAGGACAGGAATGCCCTGCTTCTCCGCTGCCTCTGTAATGCGGGCATACTCATCGTCATTCAGTAAGAGCTGGATATTCTTCATGATAACACTCCTAACATATTCTTGCTTGATGAAGTGGATTCAGTTGTTTGTGAACATATTTGGATTATATATACTCTGGTTAATAATGTCAAGCAGAAAAAGAAAAATATTTTTCAGAAGTTGAAAGAAAAGTAATATTATTTTATACTGTAGAAGCAATATTGTTTTAATCGGAGAGAAAGGTGTAAGGGCATGTATCAAAGAGCACTGGGCGAAGAGATGTTCAAAGATTTCCAAGAGGGCGGCCCGCTTCACGAACTGCTCACGTATGTGCAGAACGATGACACCCTTGATTTGGAATTTCGAGGAGATCATGCGGCGAATATTTACTATCGCGGCGGCAGTCTCTTCCGCATTGACCGAAGCGTGGGGGATATATGCTCACGTTTGATACGAAGTACTGTACTGCGTGTGATGAGGATATGGAGGCAGCTCCTTCGGTTCGTGCAGCAGTCGGGCTTATCCCGCTTTACAAGCACGTGATGGATGTCTGGTTCGCGAAGAATCGGAAGTATGAGCGGGAATTCCAGCAGGTAGTTGTACGGGAGAATAATCGGCATGGCGCGATCTCGCACGCGTCGGATTATTATATCGTCGATGTGGAGTATGTCTGTAACGGGAAGGAGGATACGAATGCGCGGTTTGATATGGTTGCAGTCAAATGGCTGTCGACCGCGTCTGCCCGAAAGAACGAGGGAGCACCGACGCTCGCGGTGATGGAGATGAAGTATGGAGATGACGCGCTGGATGGTTCGGCGGGACTGATCGCCCATCTGAATGATGTTAAGGCATTTGTCGACGGTGCAGCGATGCATATATTCTGTAAGGATATGGCGAAGGTATTCTGGCAGAAATGCGAGCTTGGACTGATTCCGGATATGGCGGGAAAGAAGCATAATATCACGATATCGGAAGAGAATATTGAGCTGATCTTTCTCATCGCGAACCATGATCCGGACAAGACAAGGCTAAAAGCGGCGGTTGATCAAATGGCAAAGCTTGTTAAAGATAAGCGGTATCCGTTCACCATCAAATTCGCGGCCTCCTCCATGATGGGGTATGCACTCTATGTCGACCAGATGAAGACACTTGAGGAGATGCAGGAGATTCTCGGAAGAAAGGCATAAGCACATACGAACAGTGCCCCTTCGCTCATACGAAGGGGCATTTGCCTATGTAAATCTATGCAGCTGTAAGTGGTTGGCGGTCCTTAGTCCTCGGAGTCGCCCACCCACTCGTCGTCGAAGATGGGCGCGTCCTTGACGAGGGCGACGATCTCCTGACGGATCTTTTCGATCTCCTCGGGGGTGAGGATGGCGGTGAGCGGCTTTGCAAGGAGTGAGCCGATGTAGGCAATGTCCTGCTCTGCCATGCCGCGCGTGGTCGGGCTTGAAGTCGACAGGCGCAGAGCGTGCAGGAAGAGCCCCGAGTTCATCGTGGGAACGCTGTCGGGCTTGACGCGGATTCCCATGCGTCCGATTGCCTTGACTGCCTCGCGCATGTCGATGCCGGCGGCGGTGGAGGTGAGGACGAGATGGGTGTCCGTGCCGCCGCAGAGGACGGATGCCCCGTGGTCGGCGAGGGTACGCGCAAGCACCTGCGCGTTCTGTACGACCTGTTCGGCATAGGTGCGGTAGCTCTCACTGCCTGCTTCGCGCAGGACGACGCCGAGCGCGGCGAGATGGTTCATGTGCAGTGCCTCGTGCCCCGTGTTGATGACGGCGGCATCCATGCGTGCGGCGAGTTCGCTTTTTGTGAGAACGATGGCGCCGTCGGGACCGCGCAGCGAGTCACGCGTAGAGAAGGTGACAACATCGGCGAGCGGCACGGGTGAGGGGACGAGCTTTGCGGCGACGAGTCCGACGCTCTGGCTGATGTCGACCCAGAAGTACGCATCAACAGTCTGTGCGATTTCGTAGAGGATCTGATAGTCGATGGTGCGCGGATAGCTGACGGGCGAGAAGATGATGAGACGCGGCCTTACGCGTTCTGCCTGTGCACGCACGGCACCCCAGTCAATCTCCTGCGTGCCGGGCTCGATGCCGTAGTTCTCGAATTTGTACGAGAGCCCCGCGACATGATCCTTTTTCCGCAGATTGAAGGAGAGGACAGTGTCGCCCGGCTCCAAAAGTGCCTGAAAGACGACGCGCGAGGCGGCGACGATGTTGCCGAGGCGGACGATGGCATGGTCGCAGCGAAAGAGATCCATGGCGCGCTGGCGGACGATTCCGGCGAGGTGCAGCCCGCCCGTTGGGGTATCGTCCCTCCGGTCAAAGATGCTGTTCGTTAGGATGCTGCCCTCAAGGTATTTCGCGAACGGCGACATGGCGTTCATGTTCGGCATGAGGGAGAGGGTGTAACGCTGGCGTTCGCGCTCCTCCTCAAGCAGATTGTAGATCTCGGGGTCAAATGTCTTCAGGTGGCTGACGACTTCTTCACGTTTCATGGATCATTCTCCTCTTCCGTAAAATGGGGGCCGTTTCCCCATTTCGTTAATGTTGTTTCTTTAGTATACCATATTGTACCGCACAGGTCACTCATTTGTTGACGTTTCTGAATATTTTTATGGGAAATCAAAGCTCCCGCATGCGACGCAAGTACACATGCAGGAGCGGTAGAGCGTGCGGATGCCTTCGTCCGCACCGATGGATGGGTGATATTTTTATTGGAACAGATTCTTGAGGATGTTCCGACGCTCGCTTGCTGCGTGCGTATGGACCGTGATACCCTCGCCCGAGACGGGGCAGTCAGCGTGCGCCATCGCATCGAGGTTCATCCATTTGTCGGAGAAGAGCGGCTTGTCCATGATGAGCTTGCCGATGCTCATACGAAGTGCATCCTGCTGCATCTCACTGAGCGGACCTGAGAGTACGCCTGCGAGGGCATCGGCGACGATCTCCATGTCTCCCGCCGTGAGCCCGCGCGTCGTCGGGTTCAGTGTCGAAAGGCGCAGTGCCGAGAGCATGAACTCCGCACGCATGGTCGGAATCCGATCGGGCTTTACATAGAGCCCGATCTGCGCGAGTGTATGCACGGCATCCATGAGATCGACCCCAGGTGCGGGGGCCGCCAGTACGAGATGCGTCTCGGTACCGCCGCAGAGCAGCGCCGTTCCTCTTTTTTCGAGTGCGGCGGCGAGTGACTTGCTGTTCGTGAGTACCTGCTCCCCGTAGGCGCGGAACTTCGGCTGTGCGGCGGCGTGCAGGGCAAAGGCGAGCGCTGCGAGACGGCTCGTATGCAGTGCCGTGTGTCCCGTGTTCGCGACGGCGGTATCCAGCTGCGGTGCGAGTTCCTTTTTGCAAAGCAGGATTGCGCCCTCCGGACCGCGGAGGGAGTCGTTTGTCGGGAAACTCACCACATCGGCACACGCAACAGGCGAGGGAATGAGACCCGCCGCGACAAGCCCGACACACTGACCGATGTCCACCCAGAGATAGGCCCCCACGGAACGCGCAATCGCCGTGAGGTGCTCATAGTTCGGAATGCACGGATAGCTGACGGGGGAGAAGACGATGAGACGCGGCTTGATACGCTCTGCGATCTGTGCAACCTCATCCCAGTCCACCCGTTGAAGACCTGGATCGATGCCGTAGTTTTCAAAGTGGAAATTCAGCCCCGCACAGTGCTCTTGCTTGCGCAGGTTGAACGAGAGAACGGTATCCCCCGGCTGCAGCAGACCGAGCAGTGCCACGCGTGAGGCGGCGGCAATGCCTCCGAGACGCACAACGGCATGTTCGCTGCCGAACAGCTCCTGTGCACGCGTGCGCACCAGCTCCTCGATGGAGGAGGTATGCGTTGCGCCATACATCTCAAGTGTGCTGTTGGCGAGCGCACTCCCTTCGATGAATGCAGCAAGGGGGGACATGGCACTCTCCGTGGGGATCAGTGAGAGTGCGTAGCGGCGGCGATGGCTCTCATCCTGCAGTAAGGTGTAGACTTCGGGGTCGAATGCTTTCAGATGATTGAGCAGATCTTCTTTTTTCATGGTGGTTCTCTCCTCATAGATGCACAATGAAATGACAGGCATATCGGATGATACACCTGTCATTGATGAACAGCGCTGTTTTTCAGTTCGCATAGTTCACGGTCGTGCACAATGCGGAGCAATGCTCCTGCCGCCGTTTATATGTAGTAGGTCAATATATCAGCAATTCTTTAGAACGGCCAGACGAGGGGGATAACTACGAGGCAGACGATCAGCGAGACAAAGACGAGCGGAACGCCGACCTTGACATAGTCCATGAAGCGGAATTGACCGGGACCCAGGACGAGCGTGTTCGGCGGGGTCGCGACGGGCGTGGTGAACGCGCAGGATGCCGCGATGCCGATCGCCATAACAACCGGATAGGGGGATACGCCGATGGTCTGGGCGATGGAGATCGCGATCGGCGCGAGGAGTGCCGCCGCCGCCGTGTTTGACATGAACTGCGTGAGACCGCAGGAGAGGACGAACATTGCTGCGACGATGACCATGGGCGCGGGGCTGTCGCCGATAAGACCGACAACGAAGTCCGCGATGAGCTTGCCTGCGCCGCTGTGATCCATGGCACTGGCGAGCGGGAGCATTCCCGCGAAGAGGAAGATGGTCGTCCAGTCTACACCCTGATATGCCTGCTTCTCCGTGAGACAGCCCGTGAGGACGCAGAGCAGACCGCCGATGATGGCAGAGGTCTGCATCGGGACGTTGATCTGCTTTTCGAGCACCATCGCAACGACAACACCGATGAGGATGGCAGCGCAGATCATCATCTTGCGCGGATCCTTTGCTTCCTCTTCCTCCTTGGCGAACGCATCGCTGTCTACGAGGCGGCGCGGGCAGAGCTTGCGCCCGATCGTCAGCATGTAGATCATACCGACGATGGAGAGCGGGACACCGATCCATGCGAACTCGAAGAAGCCGAACGGCGTGAGACCGCTCGCACCGAGGGTTGCGCTCATGAGGATGTTCGGCGGCGTGCCGATCATCGTGATCGTACCGCCGACATTTGCCGCGACCGCAAGTGCCATGAGCTGCGGTGAGACAGGCAGTTTTGCAGCGGCGCAGATCTGAATGACGACGGGCATGAGGCAGGCGACTGTCGCCGTGTTCGAGGACACGGATGAGAGAACAATCGTTATGAGCATCAGTGCCGCCATCAATGCACGTTCGTCATTACCCGATTTTTTGACGACTGCGATGCCGATTTTTTGTGCGAGTCCCGTCTGGAACATCGCTGCGCCGATGATGAACATACCGGCAAAGAGGACGACGGTGGAGTTGGATAACCCCGAGAAAACCTGTGCGGGGGTGAGCACCCCCAAGAGTCCGAGCGCGATCGCCGCGCCCATCGCCGTAACGGCGAGTGGGATGATCTCAGTCGCGAAGAGGAACGCCGCGACGGCGAGCACTCCCAGTGTCAGCATTGCTGGATCCATGAATACATCTCCTATTCATACAGTTCTCCGGACAGCGTCCTCCGATGCGCAGACGGACGCCGCCGATAGTTTCCATAGAAACCTCGGAAACTTTCTTTCGACAAATTCTTATAATTCTCTCTCTTCTTTGGGATTCCTGCTAAAATTTACCCGAAAGGCCTATGAAACTTTGACATTAAAAACATAAATGGCGGTTATGTTTTATTTATGGTCATATACTACGGCGTTTATTTTTAGAGGGGAAAAGCGTCCTATGGCTGTACTCTTTCGAAGCGATATTTCTGTGCTGCATCCGGGTACTTGGCGCGATCGACCTCGCTCAGGAACATCGCGAGCGGGCGCGCGTAGATGCCGTACGTCCCGTAGAGTGCCTGATAGACGGCGAGCAGTTCGCCCGTCTCCGTGTGCTCCGCCACCGTCTCAATGCGGTAGAGATTCCCCTTGAAATGTCGCCAGATCTCGCCGTGCTTTGGTTGTTTGCGTGTCATATTCTGCTCCCTGTTTCCTGTATTATGGGATGCTCCCTGCACGATTATAGAGATTTATTGAGCCGCTGTCAAAAGTCCTTTTCTTACGTATTTTTGAAAAAGAAAATCGTGCAAAGGGTTTCATCATGCCAAGTATTCGTGTAGAATTGTAAATGAAAGAATACCGAGATAATGGTATTTTCCCAAAGGTCATGTATTCTTCCAATAGGTAAGGAGCGTGATGATATGAAACACATGGTCAAGCTGTCAAGCGGGGCATCTGTCCCCGCGCTCGGGCAGGGGACATGGTACCTTGGGGACTCCGCCGAAACACATGCGCGGGAGATCGAGGCACTGCGCGCAGGTATCGAGGCGGGCATGACCCTCATCGACACGGCGGAGAACTATGGTGACGGGCGCTCGGAGCGCCTCGTAGGTGAGGCAATTCGTTCCTATGACCGCACCAAGCTCTTTCTCGTGTCGAAGGTCATGCCGTCGAACGCGTACGGCACACGGCTCATGCAGTCGCTCGATCGCAGTCTCTCCCGCCTCGGGACGGACTATCTCGATCTCTACCTCTACCATTGGCGCGGCAGTCACCCTCTCGCGGACATGGTCGCGGCGATGGAAAAGGCACGCGCGTCGGGCAAGATCCGCGCGTGGGGCGTGTCCAACCTCGACACAACGGATATGGAGGAACTGTGGCGCATCCCAGGCGGCACGAACTGCGCCGTGAATCAGGTGCTCTACCACATGGGTTCACGCGGCATTGACTACAGTCTTCTGCCGTGGATGCGGGAGCACAATGTTGCTCTCATGGCATACTGCCCCCTCGCACAGGCGGGGCGGCTCTCCTGCGATCTTCTTGGGAACAGCGTGCTCGGAGAGGTCGCCGCACGGCACGGAGCGACTCCTGCGCAGATCGCACTCGCATGGGCGATTCGCGACGGGAATACCATTGCCATTCCGCGTACGGGACGCAAGGAACATGCTGTCAGCAACGCGGGCGCGGATGTACTCGATCTTACGGCAGAGGACTGCGCTGCACTCGACCGCGCCTTCCCCCCGCCGACACGCAAAGAGCCGCTGCATATTGAGTAAAAAATGACAACCCGCATAGCAAAACACCCCGATGGTATAATACAGCCATCGGGGTGTTTTGCTATGTGTGGGCTACGCCTGTGGACGCCAAGGAGCGAGGGAGAAACTTACACTCTCCTCAACACGGTCGATGGCGCGATCGTCGATTGTGGATAGGAGACTGCGATGGCTTTCGAGGACGCGCTCAATACTCTGCGCGGCGTAGGAATCGGCCATCGAGCGTTGGAGATAGTCGATAAGACTCCGATAGATGGAGCGGATGACGTGGTTTTTACACGCATCTGCCATGATTTTATGGAAGTCCATATCATTCGCAAGCAGTGTCTCGCTGTCATAGTCCGTTGAGGCAAGTGCGGTGAGTTCGTTGAAATTCTCATGCAGGAGCACCCGCTCAGGGGCGTTGCGTTTGTAGTTGCGGATGATGAGCTCCATAACATCAACCTCAAGGATCTTGCGCAGCTCCTCGACCTCGTCCAACTCAGGATCCGCAAGACAGAGATTGTAGAAGAGAGTATCGCGAAACGCTTTGCCGCGGCCGTCTGATACGAACGTTCCGACACCGGGCTGCAGCTCGAGCAGACCCTGTGCGCGCAGCGTGCGGATTGCCTCGCGCAGGGAACTGCGGCCGACGCCAAAGACCTCGCACAGTTCTGTTTCGGGCGGCAGTCGGTCGCCCGCGCGCAGACGGCGGTCAATCAGCTGCTGTTTGATGCCGGTGACGACAAGCTCCGCAGCAGACATGGATTGGTGTTTGAAATCCGGTTGTAAATGCACGGCGGTGCCGTTTGCCTTCATAAGCATCGATAGATCCTTCCTGCGTCCATTCCCTGTTCTCCGCGCCCCATTATAGCAGAAGCGATATGAAAAGGCGAATAAATCATTTTACGTACAACAGTTTTTGATTTATCAGAGAAGTTGGTGAAGTTGTTCTATATCGAATCTGCGCAGTTTTTGCACAAAAACGATAAATATCCTTTACATTAAGATAATAATATGTTATATATAGAGCATAAGAATCAGACGTCTGATGTCTGATCATAGTTAGGATGGAGGAAGAGGATGCGGCCGCATCGGAAACAAAGTCTGCCGCATCTTCCCCAAGCAGAAGGAGGAAAACGTATGGAATCTGCGGAACTGAAAAAGATCGCAAAGAAGCTGCGGTTCGAGGCTGTTCGCATGATCTATGAGGGCAAGGACGGGCACCCAGGACCGGCGCTCTCGATCGCCGATATCATGGCGGCGCTTTACTTTGACATCATGCGCGTAGATCCTGATCGGCCGGACGACCCGGATCGTGATCGCTTCATCCTCTCGAAGGGGCATGCATGTCCTATCTTTTACGCGGCACTGAATGAGCGCGGCTTCGTAAAGCCGAAGGTGCAGGACTATCGTCTGCGTGCGCTGGACAGCATCTTCCAGGGACATCCGTCCATGCACAGCGGTGTCCCCGGGATCGACATGACGAGCGGCTCCCTCGGGAACGGCATTGCGATTGGAGCGGGGATGGCGATCGCAGCAAAGGTGCACAAGAGGGATTTTTACACTTACGTGATCTGTGGTGACGGTGAGCTGCAGGAGGGCGTCATTTGGGAAGGGGTGAATATCGCGACCGGACGGAAGCTCGATAACCTCATCGTCTTCATCGACAAGAACAACTGGCAGAGCTACAAGACGGTGGACTTCACTGTCGGCCTCAATAATGTTGCGGAGCGCTTCCGTGCATTCGGCTGGGACACGCAGGAGATCGACGGACATGATATGGATGCGATCAAAGCGGCTGTAGCAAAAGCCAAGACTGTTGCCGGCAAGCCGCACGCGATCGTTTGTGACTGCATCAAAGGCTGCGGCGTGAGCTATATGGCAGACAACAACGCGTGGCATAAGGGCGTTCCGACGGATGAAGAGTGGGCGATTGCGAAGAGCGAGCTGGGAGGCGAGTGAGATGGCAAAGTTTAAGGGAACACGCGAGGCCTTTGCGGCAGCAATGATGGATTTGGCGGATGAGGGCAAGGATGTCTACGGCGTTTATCCCGACGCACTCAAAGCAATGCGTGCAGTAGCGTTCGGTGACAAGTATCCGGAACGCTACATCGAGTGCGGCATCGCCGAACAGTGCGCGGTGGATGTTGCGGCGGGCATGGCGAGCGCGGGCTGCATTCCGTTTGTCGGCACCTACTGCGGCTTTATGACCATGCGTGCGGGCGAGCAGATGCGTACCTTTGTCGGCTATACAGATCTCAATGTAAAATGTGCGGGGTTCAACGCGGGCTGTCTCGGCGGCGAACGCGAGGGGGTCACGC encodes:
- a CDS encoding pyridoxal-phosphate dependent enzyme — translated: MHFYCERCKKEYPVATHAYACECGGLFRLYQSAMDAEDRHEAVTLGETETPLLPLVIDGCRFYFKMEDRQPTGSFKDRGAKRLIGELVHLGIDRVALDSAGNAGAAVAAYAAAAGIACKVYVPDDISAERAKQITAYGAEVVRVPNGRMNASSVARAELGSDYYASHVYNPLFADGIKSMAHEIYHQLDDNVPDYIIVPIGNGSLLLGLYQGFAELGRLPHFVGVQSTKCAPVVEAFHDLPETPRKSTIAETIRVGAPPRMDDILEVLRHSGGDAVAIEDSEILKAAKTLNRRGIYAELTAAAGLAGARAFFEGGMPDNYRVIIPVPGSGLKR
- a CDS encoding Ppx/GppA phosphatase family protein; protein product: MLHAIIDIGSNTIRMAVYQIEGRAFTLLLKRKHTVGLAGYLDHGRLVREGIEKTVKILRGFMEFIETFGIAHVHAFATAALRSATNSRAAVEEITRRTGVVVRIVSGEEEAAYDFIGATQNIEHADGVMMDIGGGSTEIIHYVDHEMRGRWSLPLGSLAIAKAHVGGLLPTAEECRAIRAAAESVLDGVPDVRQLRTRHMVGMGGVLSSASRMHGLLYPDETPRLLRVSNLPAMAEMFGSGASLSEERTAVLLRSAPDRLHTIIPGILIAHTIADTFAAADILYSDSGVREGYIWKEIIGVDENER
- a CDS encoding formate dehydrogenase gives rise to the protein MNLKEAFQMQKTLSRLLEEAAAYLDDTDNIMTVTEKHLCSKVVPEQKDEEYDCSEKSYMAYNPMTVLRAWHALMEEKERLGSAITAAKAAMPLNFDTAAEENKARRRFLRTLVHMAEQRSESKLRRSMGKGYVFNKEGNQTPYRYDIEIVRTIDYDRTAVRRMQDALAKTAADTSRALDDALVSTQVDYTLQLPISADTTGEDPAARLLSSIFGNNGSTLAEIIEALEAK
- a CDS encoding single-stranded DNA-binding protein; translation: MKNIQLLLNDDEYARITEAAEKQGIPVLVHIRSLLLGKEDAFAATYAETLRRVEALTPGTKFSLKTLFGTDWTMPRGIKLTLGRAFYDMVDGGKVTAAKALGKDSSNIMQYVRI
- the glyA gene encoding serine hydroxymethyltransferase, with amino-acid sequence MKREEVVSHLKTFDPEIYNLLEEERERQRYTLSLMPNMNAMSPFAKYLEGSILTNSIFDRRDDTPTGGLHLAGIVRQRAMDLFRCDHAIVRLGNIVAASRVVFQALLEPGDTVLSFNLRKKDHVAGLSYKFENYGIEPGTQEIDWGAVRAQAERVRPRLIIFSPVSYPRTIDYQILYEIAQTVDAYFWVDISQSVGLVAAKLVPSPVPLADVVTFSTRDSLRGPDGAIVLTKSELAARMDAAVINTGHEALHMNHLAALGVVLREAGSESYRTYAEQVVQNAQVLARTLADHGASVLCGGTDTHLVLTSTAAGIDMREAVKAIGRMGIRVKPDSVPTMNSGLFLHALRLSTSSPTTRGMAEQDIAYIGSLLAKPLTAILTPEEIEKIRQEIVALVKDAPIFDDEWVGDSED
- a CDS encoding serine hydroxymethyltransferase, which gives rise to MKKEDLLNHLKAFDPEVYTLLQDESHRRRYALSLIPTESAMSPLAAFIEGSALANSTLEMYGATHTSSIEELVRTRAQELFGSEHAVVRLGGIAAASRVALLGLLQPGDTVLSFNLRKQEHCAGLNFHFENYGIDPGLQRVDWDEVAQIAERIKPRLIVFSPVSYPCIPNYEHLTAIARSVGAYLWVDIGQCVGLVAAGLIPSPVACADVVSFPTNDSLRGPEGAILLCKKELAPQLDTAVANTGHTALHTSRLAALAFALHAAAQPKFRAYGEQVLTNSKSLAAALEKRGTALLCGGTETHLVLAAPAPGVDLMDAVHTLAQIGLYVKPDRIPTMRAEFMLSALRLSTLNPTTRGLTAGDMEIVADALAGVLSGPLSEMQQDALRMSIGKLIMDKPLFSDKWMNLDAMAHADCPVSGEGITVHTHAASERRNILKNLFQ